The Megachile rotundata isolate GNS110a chromosome 4, iyMegRotu1, whole genome shotgun sequence region AAGAACTCATCACCGAGctatcgataatacaaaatTGATAGCTACCGATAACAGCAGCTCTACAGCACGGTGTTAAACCCGGAAGAACGCGGTACACAGACTCTTGCGGTTGAGAATCACGATTAACGACCGGAAACCAGCGACGAGAAACGATCGAGTCTTTGAACAACCGGTCTGGAATCACTGGTAGATCAGTCTCAGCCAAAGAAGCCCGACACGGCGAATTTCCTGATCGCACGCCGCGTCGAGCGTTAACGCGTGGACGACAAAGGACGATCCAGTCGATCAGCACTGGCTGTCGGTCCTCGTGGCTTCCTCGAAGAGGTCGTCGAACACTTTATCAACGTCCGCGGTGTTCACGTTCAGCAGAGGAGCTTGCTGAGTCGTGGGGATCAGAAGACGCAATTTGTCATCGGCCAAACCCGGCATCGTGCGACTGCGAGACAGCCCTACGAGGCCTTTGCTCGCAAATCGTGGAGAACGTCTGTTCTTCAGGGAATCCTTGGCTTCGACGTGGTCCGCAGGGTGATCAAAGTACTGTCTAATCTTGTCCTCCATCTTCTTCACGCTGTCCGCCATGGAGGAAGCCTCGAACTGTTTGGACCGCAGCTTCTGAGAAGAGGGCGACCGCGGTTTGGGTGGTTTCGGATGAGCGCCCCTCGAGAAGGCAGAGGTTTGCGCTTGGTTCGGTTTGGGAGCACGAGAATGACTATTAGAGATGGCCAGCTGGTGCCAGGACTCCGATTTCGATAGGACGATGGATCTCGACGGTTTAGTCGCACAGGAGACTAGGTACTCGTCGCTGGAGTCGTTGGGCGTTGCACCGTTTGGTATGGGAGAACGCTCCTTGTGCAGCGGTTTCGGTGGAGTGTTGGGTGTCTCGTAGGCTTCTCTCAGGGCAATCACTCTGTTCACGGTCATTGGACCAGGCGAATGCGATGGAGGAGGTTCTGGCTTCTTCTGAGGAACAGGCGCTAGGAACTTGCCGTATCGACTGGCTCCTTGAGGCACGTCGAAGTTTGCTGGCTGATCGAAGTTTCGTTGGTGGCTCTGAAGGGTTGGTGAATGATGTTGATGACTCTGAGTAGGGTTTGGTGAGTGGCGTTGATGGCTCTGAGCAAGATTCGCTGGCTGATGATGGCTCTGAGCAAGGTTTGGTGACTGGTGACTCTGAGCAAGGTTTGGTGACTGGTGGCTCTGAGCAACGTTCACTGGCTGATGCTGACTCTGGGTAAAGCTCGTTGGCTGACCTGCAGGATGATTAAAGCTTTTAGGCTGAGTGACGGTCAAGTGCTGGCCGTAGTTCTGATGAGGAGGTGGATCGTTCAACGACGTGACCTCGTTTTGCAGTCTACGGACAAGGCTCTGCTGCAGCAGATTGTGTCGACGAATCTCGTCTTCGGGGGTAGTGTTTTCGTTGGTGGGTGGTCTGGATCTGGACCAGGACCACTGCGAGGGGGACGGGGACGAGGATGTTCTGGAGTCAGCTGCCACCTCCTCGGAACGAGGCTCGGGACTGTCCACGGAGGACGCGACCGTGGCTATCGCGCAGGTGTATCTGGTGACCACTCCAACCTCAGGGCTGATATCCTGATTCTGAATGTTCTGATCGTCTGGGAAAGTGGAAGCGTCGTTGGGCCAGTCGGGTGCCTTTTGCTCGGGTACGTCCAGCGTGTCATCTGGG contains the following coding sequences:
- the LOC143264342 gene encoding uncharacterized protein LOC143264342; translated protein: YSSSYVPPALYDYDHPDDTLDVPEQKAPDWPNDASTFPDDQNIQNQDISPEVGVVTRYTCAIATVASSVDSPEPRSEEVAADSRTSSSPSPSQWSWSRSRPPTNENTTPEDEIRRHNLLQQSLVRRLQNEVTSLNDPPPHQNYGQHLTVTQPKSFNHPAGQPTSFTQSQHQPVNVAQSHQSPNLAQSHQSPNLAQSHHQPANLAQSHQRHSPNPTQSHQHHSPTLQSHQRNFDQPANFDVPQGASRYGKFLAPVPQKKPEPPPSHSPGPMTVNRVIALREAYETPNTPPKPLHKERSPIPNGATPNDSSDEYLVSCATKPSRSIVLSKSESWHQLAISNSHSRAPKPNQAQTSAFSRGAHPKPPKPRSPSSQKLRSKQFEASSMADSVKKMEDKIRQYFDHPADHVEAKDSLKNRRSPRFASKGLVGLSRSRTMPGLADDKLRLLIPTTQQAPLLNVNTADVDKVFDDLFEEATRTDSQC